The Rhinoderma darwinii isolate aRhiDar2 chromosome 8, aRhiDar2.hap1, whole genome shotgun sequence genome has a window encoding:
- the PAF1 gene encoding RNA polymerase II-associated factor 1 homolog, with translation MAPTIQTQAQREEGHRSNSHRTVQERSGVVCRVKYCNSLPDIPFDPKFITYPFDQNRFVQYKATSLEKQHKHDLLTEPDLGVTIDLINPDTYRIDSNVLLDIADEKLLEEEIQAPSSSKRSQQHAKVVPWMRKTEYISTEFNRYGISNEKPEVKIGVSVKQQFTEDDIYKDRDSQISAIEKTFEDAQKPITQHYSKPRVTPVEVMPAFPDFKMWINPCAQVIFDSDPAPKETSGTTALDMMSQAMIRGMMDEEGNQFVAYFLPGEDTMRKRKRDQDEGLDYMADDIYDYKIAREYNWNVKNKASKGYEENYFFIFREGDGVYYNELETRVRLSKRRVKAGVQSGTNAVLVVKHRDMNEKELEAQEARRAQLENHEPEEEEEEIGVDRENQGSDAEDGDKGSDSEKEGSAGEASSSESEREDAQEEKEEDKESSEEDRAARDKEEIFGSDDDESDDDAQNESGGEGEDSGSEEEEEKTRRSRSRSRSASSSPFGSDRSQQDNDDQSGSDQGSASSDGSDSD, from the exons ATGGCGCCCACTATACAGACGCAGGCCCAGCGGGAGGAGGGCCACCG ATCGAATTCCCACCGGACTGTTCAAGAACG GTCTGGAGTGGTTTGTCGAGTGAAATATTGCAATAGTCTTCCCGATATTCCCTTTGACCCCAAGTTTATCACATACCCCTTTGACCAGAACAG GTTTGTGCAGTATAAAGCCACCTCCTTGGAGAAGCAGCATAAACATGACCTCCTGACGGAGCCGGACCTGGGGGTCACCATCGACCTCATCAACCCTGACACTTACCGTATAGACTCCAATG TTCTGCTGGATATTGCAGATGAGAAACTTCTTGAGGAGGAAATTCAAGCCCCCAGCAGCTCCAAGAG GTCTCAGCAGCATGCTAAAGTCGTCCCCTGGATGAGGAAGACTGAGTACATCTCCACAGAGTTCAACAGATACGGAATCTCCAACGAGAAGCCTGAAGTCAA GATCGGAGTGTCCGTCAAGCAGCAGTTTACAGAGGACGACATCTACAAGGACAGGGACAGCCAGATCTCTGCTATTGAGAAGACCTTTGAAGATGCTCAGAAACCT ATTACTCAACATTACAGCAAGCCACGCGTCACCCCAGTGGAGGTCATGCCTGCCTTCCCCGACTTCAAG ATGTGGATCAATCCCTGCGCTCAGGTCATCTTTGACTCTGATCCTGCTCCTAAGGAGACGTCCGGCACCACAGCGCTGGATATGATGTCACAAGCCATGATCAG GGGGATGATGGATGAAGAAGGAAACCAGTTTGTGGCCTACTTTCTGCCAGGTGAAGACACCATGCGGAAGAGGAAGAGGGACCAGGATGAGGGCCTGGATTACATGGCGGATGATAT ATATGATTACAAGATCGCCAGAGAGTACAACTGGAACGTCAAAAACAAGGCCAGCAAGGGATACGAGGAGAACTACTTCTTCATCTTCCGTGAAGGCGATGGTGTTTACTACAATGAGCTGGAAACCAG AGTGCGTCTCAGCAAGAGGAGGGTGAAGGCCGGCGTCCAGTCCGGAACAAATGCTGTGCTGGTGGTGAAACACAGAGACATGAATGAGAAGGAGCTGGAGGCTCAG GAAGCCCGTAGAGCTCAGCTGGAGAACCACGAGcccgaggaggaagaggaggagattgGGGTGGATCGTGAAAATCAAGGATCAG ATGCAGAAGATGGAGACAAGGGCAGTGACAGCGAGAAGGAAGGGAGCGCCGGCGAAGCCTCCAGCAGCGAGAGCGAGCGGGAAGACGCGCAAGAGGAGAAAGAGGAGGACAAGGAAAGCAGCGAGGAGGACAGGGCTGCTCGAGATAAGGAGGAGATCTTTGGAAGTGATGATGATGAAAGTGATGACGATGCGCAGAATGAGAGCGGGGGTGAGGGAGAAGACAGCGGAAGTGAAGAGGAAGAAGAGAAAACCAGAAGAAGCCGGAGTCGCAGCCGCAGCGCCAGTAGTAGTCCTTTTGGGAGCGACCGTTCTCAGCAGGATAATGATGACCAGAGCGGCAGTGACCAGGGCTCCGCATCTAGTGACGGTAGTGACAGTGACTGA
- the MED29 gene encoding mediator of RNA polymerase II transcription subunit 29 isoform X2 produces the protein MQIRHDPLPSCLIDSKNVVSVADIVLVRNCGSVMAAPMNQALGPQNPGPPGPQLGLSGSQQQQQQQQQQQQQQQQQQQQQQQLGLAQQQQDFDPVQRYRMLIPQLKESLQNLMKIAALNLAQNTNIDNGQKIGDGGVQRFDKSLEEFYALCDQLELCLEREATMGAGALKITREGQEVCEVQLQPIAAKQEVMSEEDVLLSISPPSNL, from the exons ATGCAAATAAGACATGACCCCCTGCCCAGTTGTTTGATTGACAGTAAGAATGTCGTATCAGTAGCCGACATTGTGCTTGTACGGAACTGCGGTTCGGTAATGGCGGCGCCCATGAATCAGGCTCTTGGACCTCAAAATCCTGGGCCCCCAGGACCCCAGCTTGGCCTCAGCGGGagccaacaacaacaacaacaacaacaacaacaacaacaacaacagcagcagcaacaacagcagcagcagcagctcggaCTCGCCCAGCAACAACAGGATTTTGATCCAGTACAGAGATACAGGATGCTTATCCCTCAGCTGAAAGAGAGCCTGCAG aatctgatGAAAATTGCAGCTCTGAATCTGGCGCAGAACACCAATATTGATAATGGACA GAAGATTGGTGATGGCGGCGTTCAGAGGTTTGATAAGAGCCTGGAGGAATTCTATGCCCTGTGTGACCAACTGGAGCTGTGTTTG GAGCGAGAAGCTACAATGGGGGCGGGAGCTCTCAAAATTACCAGAGAGGggcaggaagtctgtgaggtgcagcttcagccaatagctgctaagcaggaagtgatgtcagaagAGGACGTCCTTTTATCAATTTCTCCGCCCAGCAACCtgtag